A DNA window from Linepithema humile isolate Giens D197 chromosome 6, Lhum_UNIL_v1.0, whole genome shotgun sequence contains the following coding sequences:
- the LOC105677043 gene encoding cytochrome P450 4C1-like, producing MIITLLILCFVLLLLYDYFQRYGKFGQYINRIPGNTSLPIIGNGLEIFALWTRKYYDKLSNTYYPIFKFWLFHLAFIGIRHPDDVEIILSNSKQHLQKGFIYTFLYPWLRTGLLTSEGAKWHKRRKILTPAFHFNMLKQFVDVFIEEGNYMTQCLKGNEELIVNDLISFVSQHTLNAICETAMGTSLKNVGEFQQQYREAVHEMGKFITKRVLRPWYYPDMIFSFSSMGRMQAKCLKILHGFTEKIIAERKQYHESTNRRYLKQFENDSINNDEEVIGNRKKRLAMLDLLIAAQYNNELNDLDIREEVDTFMFEGHDTVAMGMTFAILLLAEHKDIQDRVRSEVNAVMKENDGKLTMSALNNMPYLERCLKESLRLYPSVPIITRVISEDVKLQSYMVPSGAILHISIKNVHRDPNFWPNPDVFDPDRFLPENCQNRHPFSYIPFSAGSRNCIGQRFAMFELKALIAPLVHNFYFEPIDYLKDLQLPMDIILRVEHPIRLKFIPIKYI from the exons ATGATCATcactttattgatattatgcTTTGTTCTTTTATTACTGTACGATTATTTTCAACGTTATGGAAAATTCGGACAATATATCAATCGAATACCTGGAAACACATCACTTCCAATAATCGGCAATGGTTTGGAGATATTTGCTC tgTGGACCAGGAAGTATTACGATAAATTATCGAACACATATTATcctatttttaagttttgGCTTTTTCATTTGGCATTTATCGGCATTCGTCACCCAGACGATGTAGAG ATAATATTAAGCAACTCAAAACAGCATCTACAGAAAGGATTTATATACACGTTTTTGTATCCTTGGTTGAGAACTGGTCTACTCACTAGCGAAG GAGCAAAGTGGCATAAAAGGCGAAAGATACTAACTCCAGCATTTCATTTCAATATGTTAAAGCAATTTGTTGATGTTTTCATTGAGGAAGGCAATTATATGACGCAATGTTTGAAGGGCAACGAAGAATTGATTGTTAACGATTTAATCTCTTTTGTTAGTCAACATACATTGAATGCAATATGTG aaactGCCATGGGAACTTCTTTGAAGAATGTGGGTGAATTCCAACAACAATATCGTGAAGCAGTCCATGAGATGggtaaatttattacaaagag aGTGTTGAGACCGTGGTATTATCCTGAtatgatattttctttctcgtcAATGGGTAGAATGCAAGCTaagtgtttaaaaatattgcacggTTTTACCgaaaaa ATTATTGctgaaagaaaacaatatcATGAAAGTACGAATAGGcgatatttgaaacaatttgaaAATGATTCAATAAACAATGACGAAGAAGTAATAGgaa ATCGGAAAAAACGATTAGCAATGTTGGACCTTCTCATAGCGGCACAGTACAATAACGAGTTAAATGATTTGGACATCAGAGAAGAAGTTGATACTTTTATGTTTGAG gGTCACGATACTGTAGCAATGGGTATGACCTTCGCCATATTGTTATTAGCTGAGCATAAAGATAtacaa GATCGTGTCAGGAGTGAAGTCAATGCAGtaatgaaagaaaatgatGGAAAACTTACTATGTCAGCATTAAACAATATGCCCTATTTGGAAAGATGTTTGAAAGAATCGTTGAGATTATATCCTAGTGTTCCTATAATAACGCGAGTTATATCAGAAGATGTAAAGTTAC AATCATATATGGTGCCTTCTGGAGCAATATTACATATctctataaaaaatgttcataGAGATCCTAATTTTTGGCCAAACCCAGACGTTTTTGATCCAGATAGATTTTTACCAGAAAATTGTCAAAATCGTCATCCTTTTTCTTATATACCTTTTAGCGCAGGATCACGCAATTGTATag gtCAACGATTTGCCATGTTCGAATTGAAGGCTTTGATAGCCCCATTGGTCCACAACTTTTATTTCGAACCCATCGATTATTTGAAAGATCTCCAACTCCCGATGGATATAATACTAAGAGTTGAACATCCGATTcggttaaaatttattccaatcaAATACATATAG
- the LOC137000556 gene encoding cytochrome P450 4C1-like — protein MIITLFLLCIFLILLCHYLIHHGRFWQLIDQIPGPLPLLIIGHAFLWCTSSLEEQLKTLEKYVNLYYPITKIWTVHVAVVMAGHPDDVQTILSNSKEHLGKGFMYAFMHPWLRTGLLTSEGTKWHERRKMLTPAFHFDMLKQFVDIFIEEGNYMTQCLKDIKGSTVNDLISFTSRHTLNVICETAMGISLKDMGEFQQQYRETVHDTNKLIIARLTSPWFYPDVIFALSPMGRRQAKNLKILHGFTEKIIAERKQYHRNTNGQYLKQFENDSVNNDEEIIGIKRKRLAMLDLLIAAFYNNKISDLDIREEVDTFMFEGHDTVAVAISFTILLLAEHKNIQERVRSEVSAVMLENNGKLTMTALNNMPYLERCLKESMRLYPSVPNIFRVASEDLKIQSYIVPSGAILYIPVKSIHRNPDFWPNPDVFDPDRFLPENSQNRHPFSYLPFSAGPRNCIGQRFAMFELKAIIATLVHNFYLEPVDYLKDLRFRLDLLTRVSDPIRVKFISIEQMQAFKVN, from the exons atgattatcactttatttctattatgcaTCTTTCTCATATTACTGTGTCATTACCTTATTCATCATGGAAGATTTTGGCAACTTATCGATCAAATACCAGGACCACTGCCGCTTTTAATAATCGGACATGCTTTTTTATGGTGCACCAGTTCATTAg AAGAGCAATTGAAGACTCTGGAAAAATACGTTAATCTTTATTATCCTATTACTAAGATATGGACTGTTCATGTTGCAGTTGTTATGGCTGGTCATCCTGATGATGTGCAG ACGATATTAAGCAACTCAAAAGAGCATCTTGGAAAAGGGTTTATGTATGCATTTATGCATCCTTGGTTGAGAACTGGCCTACTTACTAGTGAAG GAACGAAATGgcatgaaagaagaaaaatgctAACGCCAGCATTTCATTTTGATATGTTGAAACAATTTGTTGACATTTTCATTGAGGAAGGCAATTACATGACGCAAtgtttaaaagatattaaaggaTCGACTGTTAATGATTTAATCTCCTTTACTAGTCGTCATACATTGAATGTAATATGTG AAACCGCTATGGGAATTTCACTGAAAGATATGGGCGAATTTCAACAACAGTATCGCGAAACAGTTCATGATACCAATAAACTGATCATAGCTAG ATTAACGAGCCCGTGGTTTTATCCTGATGTGATATTTGCACTTTCGCCAATGGGTAGAAGGCAAgcgaagaatttaaaaatattgcatggaTTCACCGAGAAA atTATTGCGGAAAGAAAACAATATCACAGAAACACTAATGGgcaatatttgaaacaatttgaaAATGATTCAGTAAACAATGATGAAGAAATAATAGGAA TAAAAAGAAAGCGATTAGCTATGTTGGATCTTTTGATAGCGGCgttctataataataagataagtGATTTGGACATCAGAGAAGAAGTTGATACCTTCATGTTTGAG GGTCACGACACAGTAGCAGTAGCTATATCCTTCACGATATTACTATTGGCTGAGCATAAGAATATTCag gAACGTGTTAGAAGTGAAGTTAGTGCAGTGATGCTAGAGAACAATGGAAAACTTACTATGACAGCATTAAACAATATGCCATATTTGGAAAGATGTTTAAAAGAATCGATGAGACTCTACCCTAGCGTTCCTAACATATTTCGAGTTGCGTCCGAAGATTTAAAGATAC AATCATATATTGTGCCTTCTGgagcaatattatatattcccGTTAAATCCATTCATAGAAATCCTGATTTTTGGCCAAATCCAGACGTTTTTGATCCAGACCGATTTTTACCAGAAAATTCTCAAAATCGTCAtcctttttcttatttacctTTTAGCGCAGGACCAAGAAATTGTATAg GTCAGCGATTCGCCATGTTCGAATTAAAGGCTATAATAGCTACTTTGGTGCATAACTTTTATTTGGAACCcgttgattatttaaaagatcttCGATTCCGGCTGGATTTACTAACTCGAGTTTCAGATCCAATTcgtgtgaaatttatttcaatcgaaCAAATGCAGgcatttaaagttaattaa
- the LOC105676932 gene encoding cytochrome P450 4c3-like — protein sequence MIIISLLLCIVLILLCHYLIHYGRFWQLIDKIPGAPSLLLLGNSFLWYTRSLEQQLKTLEKYMNIYYPVAKIWVFHSAAVFVGHPDDVETILSNSKEHTGKGFIYTFIQPWLGTGLLTSDGTKWHERRKMLTPAFHFNILKQFVNILIVEGNHMSQCLKDNKELIVNDLLSFISHHTLNTICETAMGISIKDMGEFQQQYRKAVHETNQIIIARFARPWLYPDVIFALSSLGRRQAKNLKILHGFTEKIIAEKKQFHKSTDGQYLKQFQNDSVNDDEDIIGVRRKRLAMLDLLIAASYNNKMSDLDIREEVDTFMFEGHDTVAVSTCFTILLLAEHKTIQDRVRREVNAVMLENNGKLTMTALNNMPYLERCLKESLRLYPSVPNIVRVASEDVKIQSYIVPSGTSLYVPIKTIHRHPDLWPNPDVFDPDRFLPENSQNRHPFSYLPFSAGPRNCIGQRFAMFELKAIIAPLLHNFYLEPVDYLKNFRFRLDLITRVVHPIRVKFIPIENAAIITKQNLLILLYKLKISVWTRKYYDKLSNTYYPIFKFWLFHLAFIGIRHPDDVEIILSNSKQHLQKGFIYTFLYPWLRTGLLTSEGAKWHKRRKILTPAFHFNMLKQFVDVFIEEGNYMTQCLKGNEELIVNDLISFVSQHTLNAICETAMGTSLKNVGEFQQQYREAVHEMGKFITKRVLRPWYYPDMIFSFSSMGRMQAKCLKILHGFTEKIIAERKQYHESTNRRYLKQFENDSINNDEEVIGISDRKKRLAMLDLLIAAHYNNELNDLDIREEVDTFMFEGHDTVAMGMTFAILLLAEHKDIQDRVRSEVNAVMKENDGKLTMSALNNMPYLERCLKESLRLYPSVPIITRVISEDVKLQSYMVPSGAILHISIKNVQRDPNFWPNPDVFDPDRFLPENCQNRHPFSYIPFSAGSRNCIGQRFAMFELKALIAPLVHNFYFEPIDYLKDLQLPMDIILRVEHPIRLKFIPIKYI from the exons atgattattatttcattgctATTATGCATCGTTCTCATATTACTGTGCCATTACCTTATTCACTATGGAAGATTTTGGCAACTTATCGATAAAATACCAGGAGCACCGTCGCTTTTATTACTCGGCAATTCTTTTTTATGGTACACCAGATCATTAG AACAGCAATTAAAGACTCTGGAAAAAtacatgaatatttattatcctGTTGCTAAGATATGGGTTTTTCATAGTGCAGCTGTTTTTGTTGGTCATCCTGATGACGTAGag ACAATATTAAGCAACTCGAAAGAGCATACCGGAAAAGGgtttatatacacatttatacAGCCTTGGTTGGGAACTGGCCTACTTACTAGTGATG GAACAAAATGGcatgaaagaagaaagatgCTAACACCagcatttcattttaatattttgaaacaatttgttaatattttgatcGTAGAGGGTAATCATATGTCACAATGCTTGAAAGACAATAAAGAATTGATTGTTAATgatttactttcttttattagTCATCATACGTTGAATACAATATGTG AAACCGCTATGGGAATATCTATAAAAGATATGGGCGAATTTCAGCAACAGTATCGCAAAGCAGTTCATGAAACCAATCAAATAATCATCGCTAG ATTCGCAAGACCCTGGCTTTATCCTGATGTGATATTTGCACTTTCGTCACTGGGTAGAAGGCAAgctaagaatttaaaaatattgcatggaTTCACCGAAAAA attattgcggaaaaaaaacaatttcataaaagCACTGACGGACAATATTTGAAGCAATTTCAAAATGATTCAGTAAACGACGATGAAGATATAATAGGAG TAAGAAGAAAACGATTAGCTATGTTGGATCTTTTGATAGCGGCGTCCTATAATAATAAGATGAGTGATTTGGACATCAGAGAAGAAGTTGATACCTTCATGTTtgag GGTCATGATACAGTAGCAGTGTCTACATGCttcacaatattattattggcTGAGCATAAGACTATTCag GATCGTGTTAGAAGAGAAGTTAATGCAGTGATGCTAGAGAACAATGGAAAACTTACTATGACAGCATTAAACAATATGCCATACTTGGAAAGATGTTTGAAAGAATCGTTGAGACTGTATCCTAGCGTTCCTAACATAGTGCGAGTTGCGTCTGAAGATGTAAAGATAC AATCATATATTGTGCCTTCAGGAACATCATTATATGTTCCCATTAAAACTATTCACAGACATCCCGATTTATGGCCAAATCCAGACGTTTTTGATCCAGATCGATTTTTACCAGAAAATTCTCAAAATCGTCAtcctttttcttatttacctTTTAGCGCAGGACCAAGAAATTGTATAg GTCAGCGATTCGCCATGTTTGAATTAAAGGCTATAATAGCTCCTTTGCTGCATAACTTTTACTTGGAACCTGttgattatttgaaaaattttcgattcCGATTAGATTTAATAACTCGAGTTGTACATCCAATtcgtgtaaaatttattccaatcgAAAATGCAGCcat aattacgaaacaaaatttgttaattcttttatataaattaaaaatttcagtgTGGACCAGGAAGTATTACGATAAATTATCGAACACATATTATcctatttttaagttttgGCTTTTTCATTTGGCATTTATCGGCATTCGTCACCCAGACGATGTAGAg ATAATATTAAGCAACTCAAAACAGCATCTACAGAAAGGATTTATATACACGTTTTTGTATCCTTGGTTGAGAACTGGTCTACTCACTAGCGAAG GAGCAAAGTGGCATAAAAGGCGAAAGATACTAACTCCAGCATTTCATTTCAATATGTTAAAGCAATTTGTTGATGTTTTCATTGAGGAAGGCAATTATATGACGCAATGTTTGAAGGGCAACGAAGAATTGATTGTTAACGATTTAATCTCTTTTGTTAGTCAACATACATTGAATGCAATATGTG aaactGCCATGGGAACTTCTTTGAAGAATGTGGGTGAATTCCAACAACAATATCGTGAAGCAGTCCATGAGATGggtaaatttattacaaagag aGTGTTGAGACCGTGGTATTATCCTGAtatgatattttctttctcgtcAATGGGTAGAATGCAAGCTaagtgtttaaaaatattgcacggTTTTACCgaaaaa ATTATTGctgaaagaaaacaatatcATGAAAGTACGAATAGGcgatatttgaaacaatttgaaAATGATTCAATAAACAATGACGAAGAAGTAATAGgaa TCTCAGATCGGAAAAAACGATTAGCAATGTTGGACCTTCTCATAGCGGCACACTACAATAACGAGTTAAATGATTTGGACATCAGAGAAGAAGTTGATACTTTTATGTTTGAG GGTCACGATACTGTAGCAATGGGTATGACCTTCGCCATATTGTTATTAGCTGAGCATAAAGATAtacaa GATCGTGTCAGGAGTGAAGTCAATGCAGtaatgaaagaaaatgatGGAAAACTTACTATGTCAGCATTAAACAATATGCCCTATTTGGAAAGATGTTTGAAAGAATCGTTGAGATTATATCCTAGTGTTCCTATAATAACGCGAGTTATATCAGAAGATGTAAAGTTAC AATCATATATGGTGCCTTCTGGAGCAATATTACATATctctataaaaaatgttcaaagaGATCCTAATTTTTGGCCAAACCCAGACGTTTTTGATCCAGATAGATTTTTACCAGAAAATTGTCAAAATCGTCATCCTTTTTCTTATATACCTTTTAGCGCAGGATCACGCAATTGTATag gtCAACGATTTGCCATGTTCGAATTGAAGGCTTTGATAGCCCCATTGGTCCACAACTTTTATTTCGAACCCATCGATTATTTGAAAGATCTCCAACTCCCGATGGATATAATACTAAGAGTTGAACATCCGATTcggttaaaatttattccaatcaAATACATATAG